The region ATCTTCAACAAGGCTATCCTCGGCGCGTTCGACATGTCGAAAACCGCGTTCGAAATCGCCCTCGGCCTCACGGGCATTCTCTCCCTCTGGCTCGGCATCATGAAGATTGGCGAAAAGGCGGGCGCCGTGCAGATTCTCGCAAAAATCGTCTCCCCGCTGTTCAGCCGCCTGTTCCCTGAAATCCCGAAGGACCATCCCGTAGTCGGCACGATGCTCATGAACATCAGCGCGAACATGCTCGGGCTCGACAATGCCGCCACCCCGATGGGCCTGCAGGCGATGAAGCAGTTGCAGGACTTGAACCCGAACGAAGACAAAACTGTCGCCAGCAACTCGCAAATCATGTTCCTCGTGCTGAACGCGAGCGGACTCACGCTCATCCCGGTGAGCATCATGACATACCGCGCCCAGATGGGGGCAGCGAACCCGAGCGACATCTTCTTGCCCATTCTCCTTTCCACGTTCTTCAGCACCATGGCGGGCATCTTCGCCCTCAGCTTTTTCCAGAAGGTCAAGCTTAAAGACCCGGTAACGGTCGCATGGCTCGGCGGGCTTTCGGCCTGCGTCATCGCCATCATGTTCTACTTCAGCCACCTCACCGCCGAAGCCATCGGTACCACGAGCCTCTTCATCAGCGGCATCGTGCTGTTCAGCATCATCGTCGCGTTCCTCGGGCTCGCGGTGTACAAGAAGGTTCAGGCCTACGAAGCGTTTGTCGAAGGCGCGAAGGACGGCTTCCATACCGCCGTGATGATCATCCCGAACCTCGTCGCCATCCTCGTGGGTGTCGCCGTATTCCGCGCGAGCGGTGCCATGGATTTGCTCATGAACGGCATCTCGTGGGTGCTCGGGCTGTTCGGGGTCGGAAACGACGTGGTTCCCGCGCTCCCCACCGCATTCATGAAGCCCTTGAGCGGAAGCGGTGCCCGCGGCATGATGATCGACGCCATGAAGGCTCTCGGTCCCGACAGTTTTGCCGGCCGACTCAGCTGCATGTTCCAGGGCGCCGCCGACACCACGTTCTACATCATCGCGGTTTACTTCGGTTCTGTGGGTGTGAAGAAGACACGCCACGCCGTCACCTGCGCACTCATCGCCGACGCCGTGGGCGTGATTGCAGCGATTGCGATTGCTTACCTGTTCTTCCCGCCTACTTAATCTCGAGAGGTGGCGTCCACAGCCTGCACATATTGCCTGTAGATGCGAGGAACCACACGCAAACGCCGATGATCATCCGGCAAGAATGGCTCGGGTTTCTTAATCATCCGTACTAGCTTTTCCGCGATAGCCTCGCTCGCCGCGGCATGCGCTTTTCCGTTCCAGTGGGAATCAGTCCTCCAGAAAATCTCTTCCGGAACCCCCTTAAGATTCCTGCGGCGAATTTTGGAAAAATGGTCTTCCAGATTGACATATCGAATGTCATTTAGGAGAAAACTATCAAAAAAGCCGTTATACCGGATATTGAATCCATCGACCCATTGCGAATTCCTGTTCGGAGGCATAACGAACAATATACGCGCCCCGAAAGTCCATGCCAGTGAATCGAGTTGCCGGAGGTTCTTCACGAGAGCTGCATTTTCCGACGCATATTCCGGACCAACACCAACCACGACGGTATCCGGAGAAAACAGGAGGTGGTCCGCGACCTTCGACATTGCCGGCAGGGGTTGTATCGTGCCGTCATACGCCTTTATCATTGGGCGACGCCAGACCTTCGCATCGGGATGCCTGTCCCTATAGAGCGCATAACGCCAGGTATCGGTCAACTCACGAATTTCGGCCACCGGCGGGAAGCGGCGCATCTTGAAATCGACCGCACCCGGAGCCTCGAGGAAGGCGCGACGGCGGATGCGCTTGATCTTCGAGGCGAGGCCACGGCCCTCGTTCCAGGGAGCGACATCGCCATAGTTGTAGACGGCATTTTCGCCGAAGTTCGCATACACGTTCCTCTCGACGCATTCCACGACGATGACCTTCGGAACAGGCTTCCCTTCCTTGGCGCGGGCAGCGGCAAGTGCAAAGA is a window of Fibrobacter sp. DNA encoding:
- a CDS encoding nucleoside recognition domain-containing protein, which produces IFNKAILGAFDMSKTAFEIALGLTGILSLWLGIMKIGEKAGAVQILAKIVSPLFSRLFPEIPKDHPVVGTMLMNISANMLGLDNAATPMGLQAMKQLQDLNPNEDKTVASNSQIMFLVLNASGLTLIPVSIMTYRAQMGAANPSDIFLPILLSTFFSTMAGIFALSFFQKVKLKDPVTVAWLGGLSACVIAIMFYFSHLTAEAIGTTSLFISGIVLFSIIVAFLGLAVYKKVQAYEAFVEGAKDGFHTAVMIIPNLVAILVGVAVFRASGAMDLLMNGISWVLGLFGVGNDVVPALPTAFMKPLSGSGARGMMIDAMKALGPDSFAGRLSCMFQGAADTTFYIIAVYFGSVGVKKTRHAVTCALIADAVGVIAAIAIAYLFFPPT